The Trinickia caryophylli genomic sequence GCTTCACTACCATTCCAAATGGGACGTGGAAGTTCGCCGATGGACTCAATGTCATCGTCGGTGAAAACGGCTTGGGCAAGACACACGTGCTCAAGGCGATTTATGCGCTGTTGAAGGTTCAGTCGGCAGTGTCGGAACCGTCGAAATCCGCGTTGGAGAAAACCTACGCAGACAAGCTTGTCACCGTCCTGCGCCCTGAGAGCCTAGGACGCTTGGTCAAGCGGAAACAGGGGCGCGACCGCTGCGAGATCAAACTAACGATGATGCAACGTGCGAAAAGCTCCGCCATCGGTTTTGCGACCAATGCGAAATCTCACGTGGATGTGCTGCGCGCACCGACAGCGCCTTTGGAGTCACCGCCTGTGTATCTGCCGACGCGTGAACTCGTGACGTTATGTCCATGGTTTGTGTCGCTCTATGACAACTACCATCTCGAGTTCGAGGAGACCTGGCGCGACACCGTTTCGCTGCTTGGCGCACCGTCAGTGAAGGGGCCACGAGAAGGAAGCGTGGCACGTTTGCTTGAGCCACTCGAGGAGGCGATGGGCGGAAAGGTCGTCGTGGATGGAAAGAGCGGACGTTTCTACCTTCAGATTTCGGGCGAGGGCAAGATGGAAATGCCCCTCGTCGCTGAGGGGGTGCGCAAGATTGCGATGATCGCGCGGTTGATCAGTACAGGCGTTCTTCTCGAGCAGGGCTATTTGTTCTGGGATGAGCCCGAGACGAATCTCAACCCGCGGCTCATCAAGACAGTTGCAGAGAGCATCATGCATTTGGCCCGTGCGGGCATCCAGGTCTTCATCGCCACGCATTCTCTGTTTCTTCTGCGCGAAATCGAGATGCTGACAGAGAAATCGACGTATCGGGACGTTCCGTGTCGCTACTTTGCGCTGGCACGGACGGAGAGCGATGTGATCGTTGAACAAGGGGACGCGTTCGACGATTTGCGCACGCTTGTCCTCCTGGATGAAGAACTGGCCCAGTCTGATCGGTTCCTCGAAGGCGAGGGGACCTGATGCCGGTAATCAACTCGAGGTTGAGCGAGGGTGCGCTGATTTTCCTGTTTCCCGATGACGGCCTTGCTAGTAAATACGACCACTGGTCACATTACCGTAACGGCTTTCAAGCGGCGTGTGGTGGCCATCATAAGGCGGTCGACATCGTTTACGCTCAAGCTGACGAGCGCATTGCATGGCTGATCGAGGTGAAGGACTATCGTGTCCATGCGCGAACCAAGGCTATCGACCTGGCCGAAGAAATTGCTGTCAAGGTCCGCGACACGCTTGCCGGGCTTGTCGCTACCGGTTGCCAAGCGAACGATCAAAATGAGAAGGATTGCGCGCGGGCGTTGCTCCGCGCTGCAAAGATCAGAGTCGTTTGCCATCTCGAGCAGCCTACGAAGCATTCTCGCCTTCGCCCGCGTGTGATCGAGCCCGACAAGCTCGCGATCAAACTTCGGACCTTGATCAAGGCAATCGATCCCCGTGCGTTGGTGGTGGATCGCCATTCACTGCATGCGTCGATGACTTGGCGCGTAGAAGACGCGAGGTAACGACGCGTCGGTTATCGCCGCCCCGGGGCTCAGTGCTTGCCGGTGCTGCCGAAGCCCCCCGCGCCGCGTGCGCTTTCTTCGAACTCGTCCACGATGTTGAACGCTGCCTGCACCACAGGGACGATGACCAGTTGAGCAAGGCGCTCCATCGGATTGAGGGTGAACGTCGTCTCCCCGCGGTTCCAGGTCGAAATCATCAGTTCGCCCTGGTAGTCCGAATCGATGAGCCCAACGAGGTTGCCGAGCACGATGCCATGCTTGTGGCCCAGCCCTGAGCGCGGCAGGATCAACGCCGCGTACCCTGGATCGCCCACGTGAATGGCGAGGCCCGTCGGCACGAGCGCGGTTTGGCCGGGCTCGAGCGTCAGCGGCTTGTCGAGGCAGGCGCGCAAGTCGAGACCGGCGCTGCCGGGCGTTGCATAGGCGGGCAATTGTTCGCGCATGCGCGCATCGAGGATCTTGAGATCGAGTTTCATGCGTTGTCGCTCGAAGAGACGAAGAGACTTGAAAAGATGGGGACGGACTCGCGCGGCCCTCGCGGCGCGCCGCGAGGGCCGCGCGTCAGGAGATAAGGCTCGTATCGGGTAGCCGGCGCGCGATTTCGCCGATCAAGGCCGCTGCCAGCGCGTCTTTGTGCATGCGCGGCAGCCTGGTCATACCGTCGGCGTCGAACAGCACGACCTCGTTCTCGTCCCGGCCGAATGTCTGAGGCCCGAGGTTGCCAACGAGCAACGGTATCTTCTTGCGGCGGCGCTTTTGTTCGCCGTGCGCTTCGAGCGCGCTGCTTTCGGCGGCGAAGCCGACACAGTAGGGCGGATTCGGCATATGCGCCACCGTGGCGAGGATGTCGGGATTTTCGACGAATGCGAGCGTCGGCACGCTGCGTTCAGCCGTCTTTTTGATCTTCTCGGCCTCGGCCTGATCGACGCGCCAGTCGGCTACTGCCGCAACCGAAACGAATACGTCGCAGTCGGCGGCGGATTGCAAGACCGCATCGTGCATTTGCTGGGCAGTCTCCACGTCCTGCCGTGCGACGCCCCAGGGCGTCGGCAGCGACACGGGGCCGGCTACGAGCCGCACGTCGGCGCCCGCCTGCTGCGCGGCACGCGCGAGTGCGAAACCCATCTTGCCGCTCGAGCGGTTCGTGATGCCGCGCACCGGATCGATCGGCTCGAACGTCGGCCCGGCCGTGATCAGCACGCGCCGCCCCATCAGCAGCTTGGGCGCGAAAAACGAGACGATCGCCTCATACGAGGCTTGCGGTTCGAGCATGCGGCCGTCGCCGATTTCACCGCATGCCTGCGCGCCCGAATCGGGGCCGAGCACATGCACGCCGTCGGCAAGCAATTGCGCGACGTTGCGTTGCGTGGCCGGGTTTGCCCACATTTGACGATTCATCGCCGGCACGACCATGAGCGGACAGTCGCGCGCGAGCACGAGTGTGGAAAGGAGATCATCGGCCAGACCGTGCGCGAGCTTCGCCATGAAATCGGCCGAGGCCGGCGCGATCACGATGGCGTCCGCCTCTCGCGACAGGTCGATGTGCGCCATGTTGTTGTCGATGCGCCCGTCCCATTGGCTCGTGAAGACGGGGCGGCCGGAAAGGGCCTGCATCGTGACCGGCGTGATGAACTGTGTTGCCGCTTCCGTCATCGCCACTTGCACGGTGGCACCGGCCTTCGTCAAAAGACGCGTCAGTTCCGCGATCTTGTAGCAGGCGATGCCGCCCGTCATGCCCAGTACGAGGTGCTTTCCAGCTAATTCCGCGATTGCCACCATGGCCTCCAGGTGCGCGCTCGCCCGTGCTGACGGCGTGGCGCGCCAAGATCGTTGAGATGCTACGAATATGGGCGCCGCCGGCGCGGACGATCGCGTAGGCGGCGCGCGCTTATCGCGAGCCGCCCACGCGCCGCAATTCGTCGAGCACGAGCAATATTGCTCCGACTACGATCGCACTGTCGGCGAGATTGAACGCAGGCCAATGCCAGCGGCCGACGTGAAAATCGAGAAAGTCGATGACGTAGCTGTGCGCGAGCCGATCGATCACGTTGCCGAGTGCTCCGCCCATGATCAGTGCGAGCGCCGTGCAAAAGAGCCGCTGGCCGCTGTGGCGCTTGAGCAGAAAGACGATGACGAGCGCCGCCGCCACGCCGAGCGCCGTAAATGCCCACCGCTGCCAGCCGCCGGCCGCCGCGAGAAAGCTGAACGCGGCGCCGCGGTTGAAGACGAGCAGCATGTTGAAGAACGGCGTGAGGGCATATGGCGTGCCGTAGGCAAACACCTTCATGACCGCGATCTTCGTCAACTGGTCGAACAAGATGACGATGAGCGCGATACCGAGCCAGGGCGCAAGCGTGCTCGATGCCGGCAACGATCGGGTCTTCGCCATTATGCCGCGCTCCTTTTCTCACCCGCGCCGAAGAGGTTGCTGAAGCATCGGCCGCAAAGCCCCGGATGCTCGGCATGCGAGCCCAC encodes the following:
- the dut gene encoding dUTP diphosphatase, whose protein sequence is MKLDLKILDARMREQLPAYATPGSAGLDLRACLDKPLTLEPGQTALVPTGLAIHVGDPGYAALILPRSGLGHKHGIVLGNLVGLIDSDYQGELMISTWNRGETTFTLNPMERLAQLVIVPVVQAAFNIVDEFEESARGAGGFGSTGKH
- a CDS encoding AAA family ATPase, giving the protein MLRSAQFTSFTTIPNGTWKFADGLNVIVGENGLGKTHVLKAIYALLKVQSAVSEPSKSALEKTYADKLVTVLRPESLGRLVKRKQGRDRCEIKLTMMQRAKSSAIGFATNAKSHVDVLRAPTAPLESPPVYLPTRELVTLCPWFVSLYDNYHLEFEETWRDTVSLLGAPSVKGPREGSVARLLEPLEEAMGGKVVVDGKSGRFYLQISGEGKMEMPLVAEGVRKIAMIARLISTGVLLEQGYLFWDEPETNLNPRLIKTVAESIMHLARAGIQVFIATHSLFLLREIEMLTEKSTYRDVPCRYFALARTESDVIVEQGDAFDDLRTLVLLDEELAQSDRFLEGEGT
- the lspA gene encoding signal peptidase II; protein product: MAKTRSLPASSTLAPWLGIALIVILFDQLTKIAVMKVFAYGTPYALTPFFNMLLVFNRGAAFSFLAAAGGWQRWAFTALGVAAALVIVFLLKRHSGQRLFCTALALIMGGALGNVIDRLAHSYVIDFLDFHVGRWHWPAFNLADSAIVVGAILLVLDELRRVGGSR
- the coaBC gene encoding bifunctional phosphopantothenoylcysteine decarboxylase/phosphopantothenate--cysteine ligase CoaBC, coding for MAIAELAGKHLVLGMTGGIACYKIAELTRLLTKAGATVQVAMTEAATQFITPVTMQALSGRPVFTSQWDGRIDNNMAHIDLSREADAIVIAPASADFMAKLAHGLADDLLSTLVLARDCPLMVVPAMNRQMWANPATQRNVAQLLADGVHVLGPDSGAQACGEIGDGRMLEPQASYEAIVSFFAPKLLMGRRVLITAGPTFEPIDPVRGITNRSSGKMGFALARAAQQAGADVRLVAGPVSLPTPWGVARQDVETAQQMHDAVLQSAADCDVFVSVAAVADWRVDQAEAEKIKKTAERSVPTLAFVENPDILATVAHMPNPPYCVGFAAESSALEAHGEQKRRRKKIPLLVGNLGPQTFGRDENEVVLFDADGMTRLPRMHKDALAAALIGEIARRLPDTSLIS